In a single window of the uncultured Dysgonomonas sp. genome:
- a CDS encoding TonB-dependent receptor codes for MTLHFNSTQRGRFVFFFGLIFFFLFSNFTNAQTYKIKGVVYDSQTKESLIGVPIIVKDNQGRGVASDEKGDYILTLPKGNYTLQIEYIGYEKKEIEISLSKDMRQEIELKQSAIGLKEIVVSGERADANVSSPQTGVERLEIEKINKLPVLLGERDIIKTIQLTPGVQGAGEGSSGFYVRGGSADQNMILLDNVPLYNASHLMGFFSTFNSDVLRDVTLYKGSMPSPYGERLASVLDVQQRNGDNQDYHVSGGIGLISSKLNVEGPIQKGKSSFLIGARRTYADAMARLSGAKDAQNAYLYFYDLNAKVHFSLSDKDQLTFSGYLGRDKMVLKDAAEINWGNMFGNLKWNRVINNKWNSSTSVFYNQYNYYFGMEIGMDMNGRAKIKDYGVRQEFIFQPNKNSLWKMGLSSTYHDIGPGDYELNAEQDNSLNLLHRYSSENAIYASNEIKLSDKLEVIYGLRLSAFMALGKGEFYNLDEENNVTDSVWYKGGKVVKTYVNLEPRLSAAYKLNKVSSVKAAYARTVQNMHLLTYAAQGTPFDRWTSSSNNIKPQIADQVSIGYFRNFSNNMFEFSVETYYKDMRNQIDYKDNANFQTYNAVETELLYGKGRAYGLELMFKKRLGRLTGWVGYTLSKSEKKIDGINDGEWYNAYQDRTHDLSIVGVYELNRKWTLSAAWVYYTGNAITYPSGKYQINGKDVMYYAERNGYRMPDYHRLDLGATCLLKKTSKFESELAFSLYNAYGRENAYMIRFRTNNDDTSKTSAYQYSLFRFVPSITWNFKF; via the coding sequence ATGACATTACATTTTAACTCAACCCAAAGAGGGCGGTTTGTTTTTTTCTTTGGGCTGATTTTCTTCTTTTTATTTTCAAATTTTACAAATGCCCAGACTTATAAAATAAAAGGAGTAGTTTACGATTCGCAGACAAAAGAATCGTTGATCGGAGTTCCCATAATAGTGAAGGATAATCAGGGCAGGGGTGTTGCTTCCGACGAAAAAGGAGATTATATCTTAACACTACCTAAAGGGAATTATACTCTACAAATAGAGTACATAGGTTACGAAAAAAAGGAAATTGAGATTTCTCTCTCTAAAGATATGCGTCAGGAAATAGAACTTAAGCAATCTGCTATCGGATTAAAAGAGATAGTTGTTTCGGGTGAACGTGCCGACGCCAATGTTTCATCACCGCAGACAGGGGTAGAGCGGCTCGAGATAGAGAAAATAAATAAATTGCCTGTACTATTGGGGGAACGCGACATTATTAAAACGATCCAGCTTACACCCGGTGTACAGGGTGCAGGAGAAGGAAGCTCAGGCTTTTATGTACGGGGAGGTAGCGCCGACCAGAATATGATACTGTTGGATAATGTACCTTTATATAATGCATCGCATTTGATGGGGTTCTTTTCTACCTTCAATTCAGATGTGCTTCGTGATGTAACCTTATACAAAGGTTCTATGCCATCTCCTTATGGGGAGCGTTTGGCTTCGGTACTCGATGTGCAGCAACGTAACGGCGACAATCAGGATTACCATGTATCCGGAGGCATCGGGCTTATTTCATCCAAGCTGAATGTTGAAGGCCCCATTCAAAAAGGTAAGTCGTCGTTCCTCATTGGAGCCAGACGTACCTATGCCGATGCTATGGCACGTTTGTCAGGTGCTAAAGACGCACAAAACGCTTATCTCTATTTTTATGACCTGAATGCCAAAGTGCATTTTAGTTTATCGGACAAAGACCAGCTCACTTTTTCCGGATATCTGGGGAGGGATAAAATGGTGTTGAAAGATGCTGCTGAAATCAATTGGGGCAATATGTTCGGTAATCTGAAATGGAACAGGGTTATCAATAACAAATGGAACTCCAGTACATCCGTGTTTTACAACCAGTATAACTACTATTTCGGAATGGAAATAGGAATGGATATGAATGGTAGAGCTAAGATAAAAGATTACGGAGTAAGGCAAGAGTTTATTTTTCAGCCAAATAAAAATAGTCTGTGGAAAATGGGGTTAAGTTCAACCTATCATGATATAGGTCCCGGCGATTATGAACTGAATGCCGAGCAAGATAATTCATTGAACCTGCTTCACCGTTATTCTTCCGAAAATGCAATATATGCCTCTAATGAAATAAAACTCTCAGATAAACTGGAGGTTATCTATGGTCTGCGTTTATCTGCATTTATGGCGTTGGGTAAAGGTGAATTTTATAATCTGGATGAAGAGAATAATGTGACCGACAGTGTGTGGTATAAAGGAGGTAAAGTAGTGAAAACTTACGTGAATCTCGAACCTCGCTTATCAGCAGCTTATAAACTCAATAAAGTATCTTCTGTTAAGGCTGCTTATGCACGTACAGTGCAGAATATGCATTTGTTGACATATGCCGCACAAGGTACACCGTTCGACCGTTGGACATCGAGTTCGAATAATATTAAACCTCAGATTGCCGACCAGGTTTCTATTGGTTATTTCCGAAATTTTTCCAATAATATGTTTGAATTCAGCGTAGAGACTTATTATAAAGATATGCGGAATCAGATAGATTATAAGGATAACGCTAACTTTCAGACATACAATGCAGTGGAAACTGAATTGCTGTATGGGAAAGGCCGTGCCTATGGCCTCGAACTGATGTTTAAGAAAAGGTTGGGACGACTTACCGGATGGGTTGGTTATACGCTATCCAAATCGGAAAAAAAGATCGACGGAATAAATGATGGCGAATGGTATAATGCTTATCAGGACAGAACGCATGACCTCTCTATTGTGGGAGTTTACGAGCTGAACCGCAAGTGGACGTTGTCTGCCGCGTGGGTATATTATACAGGTAATGCTATTACTTACCCGAGTGGTAAATATCAGATAAATGGGAAAGATGTAATGTATTACGCCGAACGAAACGGTTACCGTATGCCGGATTATCACCGTCTGGACCTGGGTGCTACCTGCCTGCTGAAAAAGACTTCGAAATTCGAATCTGAGTTGGCGTTCAGCCTTTATAACGCTTATGGTAGAGAAAATGCTTATATGATTCGTTTCCGTACTAATAATGATGATACAAGCAAGACATCGGCTTATCAGTATTCGTTATTCAGGTTCGTTCCTTCAATTACATGGAATTTTAAGTTTTAA
- a CDS encoding DUF4249 domain-containing protein, with protein MTNIFKICKLTAAIVLLIFTAYSCEKEIDVDLRTVPPRIVIEGMVPQNTLAMVRVSQTLDFSDNSGYPFLKGAIVKISDDAGNSEVLEQDNTGWYVAQELKGEEGRTYSLSVNYEGKEYTATSRMPKQVKIDSLTITKILAMDYGLPVVHFTDPVGKENEYYRCLVYINGKQRADVGEIVIDTENSDGSDMHMPLTVLSSNDDVDPIQQNDELLIEFQSVDKPSHTFYENLSQAENSLNNPTTNIKGGALGIFSAYSYDRMSIIAKWEE; from the coding sequence ATGACCAATATATTCAAAATATGTAAATTGACGGCTGCAATAGTATTATTAATCTTTACAGCCTATTCCTGCGAGAAAGAAATTGATGTAGATCTCCGTACGGTTCCTCCGCGTATAGTAATTGAAGGGATGGTTCCGCAAAATACCTTGGCAATGGTACGTGTAAGCCAAACATTGGATTTTAGCGATAATAGCGGTTATCCGTTTCTGAAAGGCGCCATTGTCAAAATATCGGACGATGCCGGAAATTCCGAAGTACTGGAGCAGGATAATACCGGATGGTATGTAGCTCAAGAACTGAAAGGTGAAGAGGGGCGGACATACAGTTTATCTGTAAACTATGAAGGGAAGGAATATACGGCTACATCGAGGATGCCGAAACAGGTGAAAATCGATTCGCTTACGATAACTAAGATTTTAGCTATGGACTATGGCTTACCGGTGGTGCATTTTACAGATCCTGTTGGCAAAGAGAACGAGTATTATCGTTGCTTGGTTTACATAAATGGTAAACAACGGGCAGATGTAGGGGAGATTGTGATAGACACTGAAAATTCCGATGGTAGCGATATGCACATGCCGCTTACAGTACTTTCGTCGAATGACGATGTTGATCCTATCCAACAGAATGACGAGTTGTTGATCGAATTTCAGAGTGTAGATAAACCGTCGCATACTTTTTACGAAAATCTGAGCCAGGCTGAGAATTCTCTGAACAATCCGACAACGAATATCAAAGGAGGCGCTTTAGGTATCTTCAGCGCATACTCTTATGATCGGATGTCTATCATTGCAAAATGGGAAGAATAA
- a CDS encoding nitroreductase family protein: MKSKFILLGTFITIMLFSGCNGSDNGTISKKETVLSVIHGRKSVRSFIKDRPVSDEDAKALVRAGMAAPSGKDTRPWEFIIINNRDILDKLAEELPTAKMLSQVPMAIVVCGDTTKSSYWYLDCSAATQNILLTAEALDLGAVWTAAYPYPDRMGTVSKNISLPSHILPLVVIPVGYPMGPQSVKDKYDDKKIHMNKW; this comes from the coding sequence ATGAAAAGTAAATTTATATTACTCGGTACATTTATTACAATTATGCTATTTTCAGGTTGTAACGGATCGGATAATGGCACAATATCAAAGAAGGAAACGGTGCTTTCGGTTATACATGGAAGAAAGAGTGTCCGAAGTTTTATAAAGGACAGGCCTGTATCGGATGAAGATGCTAAAGCTCTGGTAAGGGCCGGAATGGCTGCCCCTTCGGGTAAAGATACCCGTCCGTGGGAGTTTATCATTATAAACAACAGAGATATTTTGGACAAGTTGGCAGAGGAGCTACCTACAGCTAAAATGCTTTCTCAGGTTCCTATGGCTATTGTAGTTTGTGGCGATACTACAAAATCCTCTTACTGGTATCTGGATTGTTCTGCAGCTACTCAAAATATCTTATTAACGGCCGAAGCATTAGACTTAGGTGCAGTGTGGACTGCTGCTTATCCTTACCCGGACCGCATGGGGACAGTAAGCAAAAATATAAGCTTGCCTTCTCATATATTACCATTAGTGGTCATCCCGGTAGGTTATCCGATGGGACCACAAAGTGTGAAGGACAAGTATGATGATAAAAAGATACATATGAATAAATGGTAA
- a CDS encoding DUF3575 domain-containing protein: MIKRLLNTRSLKIVLFGSILLLGTINKASAQFYSVKTDMLGLATTTLNIEGSAVVSNQWTLHLHVQYNPWTFPDNKKMKNLTFLPGTRYWFNETYSYSYFIGFNAIISRYNVGGLFGSDYRYDGMGYGGGVSFGFSKPIRRQWNLEFELGIGGVYSNYDKYPCIKCGEKIDEGSGFFLSPNKAAISLVYLF; this comes from the coding sequence ATGATAAAGAGGTTGTTAAATACACGAAGTTTAAAGATCGTGTTGTTTGGGTCGATATTGTTACTCGGCACAATAAACAAAGCAAGTGCCCAATTTTATTCGGTTAAAACAGATATGCTGGGCCTAGCTACCACGACACTGAATATTGAAGGTTCGGCCGTTGTGAGTAACCAATGGACTCTACATTTACATGTACAATATAATCCATGGACATTTCCAGACAATAAAAAGATGAAAAACCTGACATTCCTGCCGGGTACACGCTACTGGTTCAATGAAACTTACAGTTACAGTTATTTTATAGGATTCAACGCAATCATCAGCAGGTATAATGTCGGCGGATTATTCGGAAGCGATTACCGCTACGACGGGATGGGCTACGGAGGAGGAGTCTCATTTGGTTTTTCAAAACCCATACGAAGGCAATGGAATCTGGAGTTCGAATTAGGTATAGGGGGTGTATATTCCAATTACGATAAATATCCTTGTATAAAATGCGGGGAGAAAATAGACGAAGGGTCAGGATTCTTTCTGTCCCCGAATAAGGCTGCGATAAGTTTGGTTTATTTATTCTGA
- a CDS encoding clostripain-related cysteine peptidase, whose protein sequence is MTIGSKIFKSAIIILTAILSVSCIYDEDMPPANRIILVYLGGDNSLSDEVYEKIEAIRLGWNKDNEGKLLIYSDPSDASPQLIEICTCHKGNPIIEIIHTYEEENSADSKVFGHIINEVKVMYPAPSYGLILFSHASGWLPQETLKNPKSVLNDNKQEMDITDFANAIPDSCFDFIIFEACFMAGIEVAYELKDKTDYILASSAEIVSPGFTEIYKQSAIDYLFESSANLKGFAQSAFNYFSSQSGFLNSATLSIIKTSELDALGNIVKKSYNTDKTFDIGTIQHFDRYTYHLFFDFEDYFSSYLETEIQRLELSEAINSCIIYKAATPLFMDGYNGFEIKRHSGLTTYIEQEQFPYLNTEYQKLKWYRKISGN, encoded by the coding sequence ATGACAATTGGCAGTAAAATATTCAAATCAGCGATAATTATATTAACAGCAATACTATCAGTATCCTGTATATATGATGAAGATATGCCTCCTGCAAACAGGATAATACTCGTATATCTGGGGGGAGATAATAGTTTGTCTGACGAAGTTTATGAAAAGATAGAAGCTATCCGTCTTGGCTGGAACAAAGACAATGAGGGTAAACTTTTGATTTATAGCGACCCGTCCGATGCATCTCCACAACTGATAGAAATATGCACATGTCATAAAGGAAATCCTATAATAGAAATTATCCATACATATGAAGAAGAGAATTCTGCAGACAGTAAGGTTTTCGGCCATATCATCAATGAAGTAAAAGTAATGTATCCGGCACCATCATATGGCCTCATCCTATTTTCTCATGCTTCAGGATGGCTGCCTCAGGAAACATTGAAAAATCCCAAATCAGTATTAAACGATAATAAACAGGAAATGGATATCACCGATTTTGCCAATGCTATACCTGACAGTTGCTTCGATTTTATAATCTTCGAGGCCTGCTTTATGGCTGGTATTGAAGTAGCATACGAGCTTAAGGATAAAACAGATTATATACTGGCTTCTTCTGCCGAAATAGTTTCCCCTGGTTTTACTGAGATTTACAAACAGTCTGCTATAGATTATTTGTTTGAGTCTTCTGCTAACCTGAAAGGATTTGCCCAGTCAGCATTTAATTATTTCAGCTCGCAATCAGGATTTCTCAATTCTGCTACACTGAGTATAATAAAAACATCCGAGTTAGACGCTTTAGGCAATATTGTAAAAAAGAGCTACAATACCGACAAAACTTTCGATATAGGTACAATTCAGCATTTCGACAGATATACATACCACCTCTTCTTTGATTTCGAAGACTATTTCTCATCATATCTTGAAACTGAGATACAAAGACTGGAACTATCAGAGGCTATTAATTCCTGCATTATTTATAAGGCGGCTACCCCTCTATTCATGGATGGATATAATGGTTTTGAAATAAAAAGACACTCGGGATTAACTACATATATCGAACAAGAACAATTTCCGTATCTAAATACTGAATATCAGAAGTTGAAATGGTATCGAAAGATATCGGGCAATTGA
- a CDS encoding thioredoxin family protein: protein MKRNISYPILAYTCIIVLLFAISCSHNQSQSHENYSDIEDRYYQLKSVNTDTEKEVLKAYVCDTLNFAELYDSPVWDKFIEDWISLFSKNPAQAFPTDEFTYISKRIIERTAIENPEIIESLVRKSAEVLIGINQEKIAACIVAYSNGINISANDDSEIAMRLLTAMMLRGTKAPALIGLEWIGNKEKLVIFYDSNCPDCKSLLSNITDRYEELSEKGIDIISLSADTDKTLYTKYAENFPWKNKLCDYQSFSSGNFKNYGVAAVPIMYLIDSDGLVVDRFDTLEETDLLHKESDIKIINDEKKALR, encoded by the coding sequence ATGAAAAGAAACATATCATATCCAATATTAGCGTATACATGCATAATAGTATTACTATTTGCTATATCGTGTTCCCATAACCAATCCCAATCACATGAGAATTACTCTGATATAGAAGACAGATACTACCAGTTGAAATCTGTAAATACAGATACCGAAAAGGAAGTACTGAAGGCATATGTATGTGATACTTTAAACTTCGCAGAACTGTATGATTCACCAGTATGGGATAAGTTTATTGAAGACTGGATAAGCCTGTTCAGTAAAAATCCGGCTCAAGCGTTTCCGACCGATGAATTTACATATATATCCAAGAGGATAATAGAGCGCACTGCTATAGAAAACCCTGAAATTATCGAATCCTTAGTCCGCAAATCAGCAGAAGTCTTAATCGGTATAAATCAAGAGAAAATAGCTGCTTGTATCGTAGCATATTCCAATGGGATAAATATAAGCGCGAACGACGACAGCGAGATAGCCATGCGTCTACTCACTGCAATGATGCTGCGTGGAACAAAAGCCCCCGCCCTTATAGGATTGGAATGGATCGGAAATAAGGAGAAACTCGTCATTTTCTATGATAGTAATTGCCCCGACTGTAAATCATTATTGTCAAATATAACCGACAGGTATGAAGAATTATCGGAGAAAGGAATAGATATAATCAGTTTGTCGGCAGACACCGACAAAACACTATATACGAAATATGCCGAAAATTTCCCGTGGAAAAATAAACTGTGTGATTATCAATCATTCAGTAGCGGGAATTTTAAGAATTACGGAGTAGCGGCAGTTCCCATAATGTATTTGATCGATTCTGACGGACTAGTTGTAGACAGGTTCGATACATTAGAGGAAACCGATCTGCTTCATAAAGAATCTGATATAAAAATAATAAACGATGAAAAGAAAGCCCTTCGCTAA